A segment of the Bordetella flabilis genome:
GCGGTCGACATCGGCGGCGACGTTGCGCGTGTAGCTGACGCGGACCTCCACCTTGCCACGGGCGAGCTGGCTCGTGAGCAGTTCCCGCAGGGGGGCTTCCAGGTGCCGCAGGTCGTCGGGCAACCGGAAATAGAGATCGAGAAAACGGCTATTGACGCTGCGAAATTCCAGCGCCAGCGAACCTGCATCGAGGTCGGCGCGGGCGCTGCCGAAGGCCGTCATGCTGCGTATCATGTTCGGTAGATCCTGATAGTGAACGGGCGCGAAGCGTACCCTTGCCGGCAGAATAACCTGAAGCGCGAGGGCCACGTACAATCCGCCGACCCCACCGACTGTATCCATGGAGAAACGCGTGACGACCCCTACCACGATGGTCCGGCCTTCCGGGCGCGCCCCTGACGAACTGCGCCCGCTCGACCTGGCGCGCGGCTTTACGCGCTACGCCGAGGGCTCGGTGCTGATCAAGGCCGGCAATACCCATGTCCTGTGCACCGCCAGCGTGCTCGACAAGGTGCCTGGCTTCCTCAAGGGGCAGGGCCAGGGCTGGGTGACGGCGGAGTACGGCATGTTGCCGCGCGCCACGCATACGCGCGGCGACCGGGAGGCCGCGCGCGGCAAGCAGTCCGGGCGCACGCAAGAGATCCAGCGCCTGATCGGCCGCAGCCTGCGCGCCGTCGTGGACATGGGCCTGCTGGGCGAGCGCACGCTGCAGATCGATTGCGACGTGCTGCAGGCCGATGGCGGCACGCGCTGCGCCAGCATCACGGGCGCATGGCTCGCCACGGCGGACGCGATCGGCGTGCTGATGAAGCGCGGCGACCTCGCTGCCAATCCCTTGCGCGACCATGTGGCGGCCGTGTCGGTCGGCATGGTGGGCGGGCGGCCGGTGCTGGACCTGGATTACGAAGAAGATTCCGGCTGCGATGCCGATGTGAATGTGGTCATGACCGGCGCGGGCGCCTTCGTGGAAGTGCAAGGCACGGCCGAAGGGGTCGCCTTCAGCCGCGCGGAACTCGACGCGATGCTGGCCTTGGCGGAAAGCGGCATCGGCCGCCTGGTGCAGGCGCAACGGGCGGCGCTGGGACAGGGTTGAGCCCGCGCGGCGCGGGACGAGGACCCGCGCCACCCGGGCGCGCACAACGACTTGCGCCAGTGTCAAGAAACTGCCAACTTGCCGCAACATAATCCATCCCCGGATGTTTGCCCCGCGAGGGGAAAGTGGGATGTGATGCACAACAAGTTCAGTGTGAAGCAGGCGCTATCCATCGTGTTGGCGCTGTTCGTGGTGCTGTTTTGCGCCG
Coding sequences within it:
- the rph gene encoding ribonuclease PH; translated protein: MEKRVTTPTTMVRPSGRAPDELRPLDLARGFTRYAEGSVLIKAGNTHVLCTASVLDKVPGFLKGQGQGWVTAEYGMLPRATHTRGDREAARGKQSGRTQEIQRLIGRSLRAVVDMGLLGERTLQIDCDVLQADGGTRCASITGAWLATADAIGVLMKRGDLAANPLRDHVAAVSVGMVGGRPVLDLDYEEDSGCDADVNVVMTGAGAFVEVQGTAEGVAFSRAELDAMLALAESGIGRLVQAQRAALGQG